The following is a genomic window from Amycolatopsis cihanbeyliensis.
TCCAGCGGCCGTAGCTCATCCCGATGCCCAGGTTGCCCACGAGCATCCCGGCGAGCTCGCTCGGCCGGCGGGTGCGGAACACCTGCCGGTGCGCGAGGTCGTGCGCGACCAGTGCGACCTGGGCGAAGATGATCGCGAACCCCGCCGCGAGCGCGAGCTGCCACCAGGAGTCACCGAGCGCGAGGAAGGCGGCGATGCCAGCCCCGTACAGGGCGGCGATGAGCCCGGTCCGGAGCAGGTAGTAGCCCGGCCGCCTGCCGAGCAGGCCCGCACCGGCGACCCGCCGCGACAACTCCGCGTAGTCGCTTCCCGCCCTCGCCGGTCGTCCCATGTCGTTGATCGTCATGGCAGCCATTGTGTTGAACCGGGTTCTCGCTGGGAATCATGCCGGCACCCTGGTGCGTGCGGGGGCTGGCCCCACCGCCTCGCCGGGTAGTCCGGTCCAGCGAGAAAACGCGAATAGTCTTCACAAATTGCGGTACTCGCCGGTAGTGTGCGGCTGGTCACACCCTGCGAGAGGAGCGGCGGTATGCGCGCGCGGCTTGGAGTACTCCTCGGGACCATCGCACTGGCCACCGGCCTGCTGGCGCCACCGGCCGCGCCCGCCGCCCCGCAGCGGCCACCGGTCGAGGACTTCTGCGGCGACCAGTGCTCGGATATCCTGCCGCCGGGGCAGAACGGCAACGCCACCCTCGCCGACATCCTGCTGCACCAGGTGTTCGGCAGCCGGCCCGCGCATGCCGACGACCAGCTCGGGCCGTACGCCGCGCTTGCCGACGGCTACCCGGGGCTGACCACCGAGACCATCAACGAGTTCTTCAACGACGCCTCCTTCGGGGTGCCCGACGATCAGGTGGTCAGCACCATCCGGCCGCGTTCCGACGTCACGATCGTCCGGGACAAGGCCACCGGCGTGCCGCATATCCACGGAACCACCCGCTCGGGCACCGAGTTCGGTGCCGGCTACGCGGCCGCGCAGGACCGGCTGTGGCTGATGGACATCATGCGCAGGGTCGGCCGGGGTGAGCTGACACCGTTCGCCGGCGGCGCCGAGGGTAACCGCGCGCTGGAACAGCAGTTCTTCGCCGCCTCCCCGTACACCGAGGCCGAGCTGCGGCAGCAGATCGACCAGGTCGCCGAGTCCGGACCGCTCGGCAGGCGTGGCCTCGCCGACGCGAAATCCTATGTGGACGGAATCAACGCCTACATCGAGGACGCGCACGGTGGCAGGTACTTCCCCGGCGAGTACGTGCTGACCGGGCACGTGGACGCGATCACCAACGCCGGGGAGATCGCGCCGTTCCGGCTGACCGACCTGGTGGTGCTCGCCTCGGTGGTGGGCGCCCAGTTCGGTGGCGGTGGCGGCGGCGAGGTGCGGGCCGCGATCGCCAAGCTGGCGATCCAGGAACGGTACGGGCTCGCCGAGGGGGAGCGGGTCTGGCGCGGCCTGCGCGCCGAGGACGACCCGGAAACGGTGCGCACCCTGCACGAGGGCCAGAGCTTCCCGTACGGCAAGGCCCCGGAGCACCCTCGGGGCGTCGCCATGCCCGAGCCGGGTTCGGTGACGCCGCAGCAACTCGTGTTCGACCGCACCGGTTCCGCCGGCTCGCAGCAGAACGTCGCGGTGCGGCCGGTGGACACGCACGGCATGTCCAACGCGCTGGTGGTGTCCGGGGAGCAGACCGAGAGCGGCAACCCGGTGGCGGTGTTCGGCCCGCAGACCGGGTACTTCGCGCCGCAACTGCTGATGTTGCAGGAACTGCAGGGGCCCGGGATCAGCGCCCGCGGAGCGTCCTTCGCCGGGCTGAGCTTCTACGTGCTGCTCGGTCGCGGGCAGGACTACGCCTGGAGCGCGACCACCTCGGCGCAGGACATCACCGACACCTACGCGGTGGAACTGTGCGAACCGGACGGTTCCGCGCCCACCAGGGAGTCGAACTTCTACACCTTCCGCGGCGAGTGCCTGCCGATGGAGGTGGTGGAGCGGAAGAACGCATGGGAGCCGACCGTGGCGGACTCGACCCCGGCCGGGTCGTACACCCTGCGCGCCTTCCGGACCGAGTACGGGCCGGTGACTCACCGCGCGATGGTGGACGGCAGGCCGGTGGCCTACGCGGCGTTGCGTTCCACCTACTTCCACGAGGTGGAGTCCCTGCTCGGGTTCCAGCAGTTCAACGACCCCGGCGCGATCCGCTCCGCCGAGGACTTCCAGCGCGCGGCCGACCTGGTGAACTACACCTTCAACTGGTTCTATGTGGACGCGGAGGACACCGCGTACTACAACTCGGGCGCCAACCCGCAACGTAACTCTACAGTGGACCCCAGTCTACCGGTCCTCGGCAACGCGGGGTTCGACTGGCAGGGCTGGAATCCGGACGGCAACACCGCCGAGTACACCCCCTTCGCCGAGCACCCGAACTCGATCAACCAGGACTACTACATAAGCTGGAACAACGCGCAGGCCAAGGACTACGCCGCCGCGGGCTACGGCAAGTCCTCGGTGCACCGCGGTGACCTGCTGGACACCAGGGTCCGCGCGCTTGTCACCGGCGGGGCGGGTGTCACCAGGGCGAACCTCACCCAGGCGATGGCCGAGGCCGGGCTGGCCGACCTGCGCGCGGAGCGGGTGCTGCCGGTGCTGCTACGCGTGCTGGACACCGCTCCGGTGCGGGATCCCGCCGCCGCGGCGGCGATCGAGAAGCTGCGTGCCTGGCTGGCCGATGGCGGGCTGCGGGCGGAGACCGAACCGGGCGGCCGGGCCTACCGGCACGCCGAGGCGATCAAGATCATGGACGCCTGGTGGCCGCTGCTGGTGCGGGCGCAGTTCGAACCGGCGATGGGTCCCGCGGCCTTCACGGCGATGACCAGGGTGCTGCAGATCAACGAGTCGCCGTCCGGGTTCCAGAACGCCGAGCCCGGCCAGCGGGTCGGTCAGCCGCACCAGGGCTCCGCCTACCAGCGCGGCTGGTGGGGGTACGTGCACAAGGACCTGCGCTCGCTGCTCGGCGAGCGGGTGCGTGGCCCGCTCGGTGACCGGTTCTGCGGCGGTGGGGATCTCGCCCGCTGCCACCAGGCGCTGGTGGACACGGTGACGCGGGCGGCGGCGCAGCCGATCGCGGAGGTCTACCCGGGGGACAGTACATGCGACGCCGGGGACCAGTGGTGCGCCGACTCGATCGTGCACCGCGCGCTCGGCGGCATCACCCAGGACCCGATCAGCACCCAGAACCGGCCCACGTTCCAGCAGGTCGTGGAGTTCCCCCGGAAACGCTGACCAGCGCTTGTTCCTCAACGCGTGACACGATCGGCTCGGCCGGGCTCGGACTCCGCGACGAGCGTCATGGTCACAGGTGGGTTGCCCAGCCACCCCGCTCGTGGGCTCCGCCACGCGCGTTCTCCACTCATCTCGGGCAGCTGACTCCAGTTCGGGAACAGGCTCAGGGGGCGTGGCAGGCTGGGCGGATGAGCACCGCCGACTGGTCACCCCGTACCCGGGCGATCACCGCGGGCCGCCCGGCAGGCCCGGACGCCCCGATGAACGTGCCGATCGCGCCGGCCAGCGCGCTGGGACTCGGCTACGCCCGGGAGCACGGCACCGAGACCTGGGCGGCCTTCGAGGACGCGATCGGTCAGCTCGAGGGCGGCACGGCCGTGGCCTACGCCTCCGGGATGGCCGCGATCTCCGCGGTGTTCGACCTGTTGCCAGCCGGGGCCGAGGTGGCCGTACCCGGTTACAGCTACGTGGGTACCCGCGACCTGCTCGACTACGCCGAACGTACCGGCCGGCTGCGCGGCAGGCGGATCGGACCGACCGACACCGCGGGCTGGGTCGCGGCGGCCGCCGAGGCCGACCTGCTGCTGCTGGAGTCGCCGACCAATCCCACGCTGGACCCGATGGACATCGCGGCCGTGGCCGAGGCGGCACGGGCGCATGGCGCGCGGGTGGTCGTGGACAACACCTTCGCCACCCCGCTCGGCCGGCAGCCGCTCGCGCTGGGCGCCGACCTGGTGCTGCACAGCGCGACCAAACTGATCGGCGGGCACAGCGACCTGCTGCTGGGGCTCGTGGTGAGCGGGGACGAGGAGCTCGCCGGCGCGCTGCGGGAGGCGCGGACCAGGGCCGGCGCGACCCCGGGTGTGCTGGAGACCTGGCTGGCCCTGCGCGGCTTGCGTACCCTGCCGGTGCGGCTGGCCGCGGCCTCCGAGACGGCCGCGCTGCTGGCCGAGCGGCTGGCCGCGCATCCGGCCGTGTGGAACGTGCGCCACCCGCCCGGCACCATGATCGCCTTCGAACTGGCGGACGCCGCGGCCGCGGACGCCTGCTGCGCGGCGCTGTCCCTGATCCAGCACGCCACCAGTCTCGGCGGGGTGGACAGCAGCATGGAACGGCGCGCGGCGCGGCCCGCGGATAGTCACGTCCCTGCCGGGATGCTCCGGTTCAGCGTCGGACTCGAAGATCCCGAGGACCTCTGGCGGGACCTCGAGTCCGCGCTGGACGAAGTGGACGGTGCGCGGAACACGGGAAGTGTTGCCCGATCGTGATCGTCGCTCGGGCACGGGCGTCGCTCGTGGCTGGACGGAACACAGTGGACGATCGGCGATCCGCCCGGCGCCGTGCGCCGAGTCACGGGCTCCCTCGACAAGGGACGATTGCGTTCCGCGTCCGCCGATCTGACGCTTCGCGACTGTTTAAACAGTGAATTACTAGTCCTTTTGGGCTAGAGCGAGTGCAACTGGGGTGTGTTGGGGTGCCGATTACCGCCCTGTGTAGGCTCCAACCTCGCTGGCCCGGGTGACCTTCACCCAGAACGGTGGCTCTTTCTCTACCTAGGTCTCTGCGGGTAGCAGCACCGCGCGGCTCTTGGGATCGCAGTACGGCACTCGAAAAGGAGACCCATGCCAAGAACGTCAACGATCGTGCGTGCCGGTGCCGCCCTCGCCGGCGCTTCGATCGCCATGATGCTGGCGGCACCCGCCGCCGGCGCGACCGAGGAGGCCCGGGGACGCGTCGACCGTGACGCGGACCAGAAGGGCTACGAGATCAACCTGGCCGGTCACGACAGGTCGTTGCATACCGCGAACTACAAGATCGACCTGCGGGGCGGTGAGTCCCTGCGGGTGTACTGCGTCGAGATCGGCACCTCGATCAAGGAAGACCAGGACATGGTCGAGCGTCCGTGGAACGACTTCCCCGACTCGGAAACGGACTTCCACGCCAACCGCGACAAGATCAACTGGGTGCTGCACCACGGCTACCCGTTCAAGGACCTCGAGACGATCGAGCAGGACCTCGAGGGAACCGCCGAGTTCAACGACGGCCTGAGCAAGCGTGAGGCCATCACGGCCACCCAGGCCGCGGTCTGGCACTACAGTGACGGCGTCGACCTCGACAAGGAGAGCCCGCTGGCCGGGGCACCCGATCCGGTGGCCGCGGACGTGCTGGCGCTGTACGGCTACCTGACGAACAAGAACAACAACACGGGCATCAGCGAGCCGGATCCGGCACTGGAGCTCACCCCGGCCGACGCCACCGGCAAGGCAGGCGAGCGGATCGGGCCGTTCACCGTTTCCACCAGCGGCGAGATCCAGAAGCTCGTTGCTGACGGGCTGCCGGAGGGTGCGACCCTCACCGACGCGGACGGCAAGGAACTGACCGCCGCCGACATCACCGACGGCACCGAGATTTTCGTGCACGTGCCGGAGGACGCCGAGGAGGGCAAGGGCAGCTTCGGCCTGAAGGCCAGCGCCGCGGTGAACACCGGCCGCCTGTTCGTCGGCGAGAACTACGACAAGGTGAAGGCGCAGTCGCTGATCGTCGCGACCTCGGACAAGCTCAAGCTGTCCGACGAGGCGATGGTGCGCTGGTCCGCCGCGGGCGAGACCCCGCCGACCACGGAGACCAGCACGACCACCGCGCCGAGCACGACCACGGAGGCAGCGCCCTCCACCACCGAGACCCCGGTGGCCCCGCAGTCCAACGAGGGCCCGCTGGCACAGACCGGTTTCTCCGCGATGACCCCGCTGGTGATCGGCCTCGTGCTGCTCGGTGGCGGCGCCGTGACGCTGCTCATCCTGCGCCGTCGCAAGGGAACGGCCAGCTCCTAACCGACCCCGGACTCCGGGTACGGGAAGGCTGAGGGGGATGCGGCGCCGGGTACTACCCAGCGCCGCATCCCCGCGTCACAGGCCGCGTAACCCCAGTTGACCAGTCGTTGCTGCATCGGATCCGGCATGCGGTGCAGCCGGGTCGGCACCTCCGCCAGCCGCAGCGTCCGCCGCGCGGGAGCCGGCAAGGTGTCGTCCAGCCCGAACTCGCCGATATCGGTGTAGGTCCCCCAGTACGCCCCGCCGAACTCGCCGTCCCGGTAGGACTCGCGGAGCTGGCCGGTGCGCAGGCTGCGCACCTGATTGTCCACGACGTCCATGGCGCGCAGCAGGTGCCGCGGCCAGTCGGCCGGAACCTTGACCAGCTCCTCCATCCGCATCCCACCGTCGCTGACCAGCACCGTGGCGCATCGCTCGGTGACCGGCTCCAGGCCGAGGTTGTCGTAGACCCCGCCGTCGGAGAGCACCACCTTGCGCGGGCGCTCGCTGTCGCCGTCGCCGGGGATGTCCCATTCCCGTACCCGCAGGCGCGCGGGGGAGAGGAACGGCGGGAAGGCCGAGGAGGCGGCGACCGCGTTGGCAAGGGGGATCGCCGGTTCCAGTACCCCGCCCACCTTCGTGTCACCCATCCGTTCCCTTGAGAACCGCCACAGCGCGCCGTTCTGCAGGTTCGTCGCGGTGAACACGAACCGCGGCGTTGCCGGAAGGTCACGCAGCAGCCGGTCGCCGTACAGCCTGCGGCGCAACGAGGTCGCCACCTCCTCGCCGACGCTGCGACCCGGCTTGAGCAGGCCGCGCAGCGTGGCCCAGACATCCACGTTCACCCGCGCCAGTGCGCGCAGCGGCCGCACCACGAGTTCGGTGAGGTTCCCGGCGACCCCCCGGTCGAACTCCAGCTCGGGCCAGGCATGCGCGAGCGTTCCGGCGGCGATGGCACCGCTGGACACGCTGGAGATCAGCGACAGCCTCGGCAGGTAGCCGAGCTCGTTCAGCCGCCACAGCACCCCGGTGTGGAACAGCATGGCGCGGTAGCCGCCGCCGGAGAGGCACAGACCGATCCCGTCGCGCTGCATGAGCCCAGATTAGTGGCTTCTCGTCACCGTTCGATCACTACATGTAGGGCTCACTGAAAGCCCAATGGCGGCCTGTGCCGCATGCCGACCATCAGGGCGACCGGTGCCGCCCAGCCTTGCCGCCGGGCAGCTTGAGGATGGTCCGGACGTTCGGTGGCGGGTCCGCCTTGTCGGTGACCACAGAATGCAGGATGCCGTTGTAGATCAGGTCCCACATGGCCTGGTTCTTCTGTACGTCGTTGAGGGCGACCTGGACGTTCTGTCCAGACGCGTTACGCATGCGCAGCATAGTCTTGGCCCCGGCCGCGCCGATCTTGATCTCGGTCAGCTCGTAGAGGTCCACCCACGCGGTCCGGTGCTGGAACCAGGTAGCCCCTGCGGCCAGCCAGTCCTTGGAAGCCTGCCGGTAGACGATTCCGGCGAAGAACAGCATCAAGGGCAGGGTCAGGTACCAGGTTCGTACGAGCCAGCTCACATCCCAGTTGATGAGCGAGAGCAGGACCACTGCCAGGCCGATCAACATGGCCGCCAACTGTAAAGAGTAGCCCAAAGTGTGCTGACGCCATTCCAGTACCGGTCCCTGGTTCGCCGGTATGGGTGGATGTTTGCGGGGCCGCCGATCGGTAGGGGTCGATTCGTCTCCGCCGAAGCTGCGTGGCGCGGTGGGCGGTCGTGGCTCGCCAGTATCCGGATCGGGTTGCGGAGGAAGCCATGGCTGTGCCGCTGGTGTCTCGGTCATGGTCAGAACAGGTTCCCAGCCCAGCGGCCGAACTCGCCTGCCCGGTCGCCGACCCAACCCGCGGCGTCGCCCGCTGCCTCACCGACGTCCTCGGCCTTGCGTCCGATCCAGGCCATGGCATTCGGGTCGACTTGATCCGCCGCGTGGTCGATCGACCATTCGTTGATCTCCGGCCAGTGGTTCACGACCTCGCCGACACCGAAGGCGACGGCGGCGCCGACCCCGACGGCGACGAGTGTGGCTGGTCCGCCGGCGAGGCTGAGCGATGCCGCAGTGGCAAGCGCGGCTTCGGTGGCGAGCGAGCCGACAACCGCTCCGCCGAGATTGGCGCCCGCTGACTTCGCCCACTCATCGGCGTCCTTGCCCCAGCTTTCGATCGCCGTCTGGCCCCCGGCCAGCACGATACCGACAACGGGAACCTTGGAGCCGAGCTTCGCCAAGGCTCCCGAGCTGTCATCGACGGAGTTGACCAGGTTTCGCGCCAACAGGTCGCCGAGCTTGGTGTCCTTGACACCGACGGCGAGGTTGGTGTTGGCGCGGGCCACTCTCGCGGCGTCATCGGCCGAGTTCTCGAAGACGCCCGCCGCGCGGGTGGCGGCGGCCCGGTGCCAGGGGTCGTCGACCTCGGAGAGGATCTTGGCGTAGGTGGCGGCCTGGGCATAGCGGGTCTGGGCGGTCAGGTTCCACTTGCCCGCCTGCTGGATGGCGGAGCCGACCGTGCCGGTGGCAGCTCCGGCGAGCTGCCACCACTTCTGCTTGCTGGCGTCGTTCAGCACGGTCTGCCAGGTGCTCATCCTCTGACCGAGGGTGTCGTGGGCGGCCTTCTCGATCCCGCGGGCCTCGCTGGCGATGGTCTGCGCCTCCCGGTAGGCGGCCAGCTTGCGCTGGTAGTCGGCCTGCGCCGCGGCCGCGTCCGGGTGGTCCGCGGTCAGCATGCCGGGAACCGGCGGCCCGGTGAAGTCGGCGGGGTAGACGGCGTTATGTGGTTCCTCGATGACATCCCCGTTGACGGTCAGGCCCGCGCCGGTGGCGATGCCTCGCGCGTGCTCGAGCCTGGCCCGGACGGTGGCGATGTCGTCGGCGAAGTCACCCAGGGCGCGGCCGGCGTCCCCGGTGCTCGCGGCGATGTCGTCGGCGCCCTTGCCCGCCGAGGCCATGTTGCCCCGGAACGCCTCGCTGGCCGTGCCGGTCCACATCGCCTCGGACTCCCCGCGGGCCCGGTGGAAGTTCGTCGCCACGGCCTCGACGCCGGTGTCCAGCGCGGCCAGCTTCGTCGCAGTCTCCCGGCAGGATGCCTCCTGCGCCGCCACTCGCAGGTCGACGCCCATGTCAGCCGATCTCCCTGCACGGTACCGCCAGCTCGGCACCGGCGGCCTGGTCGGCGGCGTCGTAGGAGTTCTGCGCAGCCTGGGCGTCGTCGGCCGAGTCGGCCGCGGCCATGGTCACCTTGCCGACCACCCCGCTGAGCACGACCAGGGCGCTGGCGACGATGCCGGTGGAGTCGCCCGCGTTCGGGATCGTCGGCGCGTCGGTGGCCAGGTCCGACAGGTTCCGTGCACCCTCGGCCAGCGGTCTTGCGAGCCGGTTCAGGTCGTCGACCTGGAATCCCTCAGCCATGCCGCATGTCCTCGGTCAGCTCGACGTTCAGCGCCAGGAAATCGAACGCACCGGTGTCGTAGAGCCGTTCCAGCTTGTGCGCGGGTACGGCGATCCATGGCTGGCTCGCGCCACAGCCGGCCACCAGGAGTTCTTGTGAGCTGTAGGCGACCAGTGCGGTTCGGCCGTCCTCGGTCCGGCGTAGCTCCAGGCTGGCCGCCGGGTCGCCGGCCTCGACCCGCTGCGTGGGCAGGTAGACGAGCTCAGGCGTCTCCCCCTCGTGCATGGCACATTCCCCTCCGTGACACTGCCGCTCCCCATCGGCAGTGTAGGAGGTGAACGAACTACCGGTACCGCCCTTCGAGTGACGGAACGTGTCAGCGAGTGGAGCTGAGGGTGGCGAGGAAGGCCGACCAGGCGGTGGGGCTCAGGGCGAGGGGGGCGCCTGCGGGGTTCTTGGAGTCCCGTACGCCGACGACCCGGCCGGAGGTCGCGACCTCGACGCAGTTCTGCCCGGCTGTGCTGTAGCTGCTCCTGCGCCAGCCGGTGAAGTGGTGCTCCGCCGAGATCATCGTGCGCCTCCTCGTTGTCTGGCTAGAAGCCCACGGGTGCCTCCGTGGTCAGCTCGTGCAGCACCTTGCCGATCAGCCGCGCCGATCGGCCGGTGTCCAGGCCCGCCTGCATCAGCGTGTCGAAGGACTCGCGGTACCGCCGGGTTTCCGCGGCCTCCTCCAGGAACAGGCCACCCGTCTGATTCTCCAGGTATACGACATCGGGGTCCAGCTCCCGGTTGGCGAAGCGGGCCAGCACGAACGGGCCGGTCATCGCCGGATGCTCCCCGGCGGCGAACGGCAGCACCTGCAAGCTGACATGCGACCGGTGGGCCAGCTCCAGCAGGTGCCGCAGCTGCTCGCGCATCACCTCCACCCCGCCGGTCACCCTGCGGATCACCGCCTCGTTCAGCACCACCCACAGCCGGAGCTCGCCACCGAGCAGCCTGCCCTGGCGGGCCATGCGCGCGCCGGTGTAGCGCTGAACCTCGATCTGGTGGTCCGGGCGGGTGGCGTTGTTGATGGCGTTGGCGTAGCCCTCGGTCTGCAGCAGGCCGGGAACGACCTCGCCTTCGTAGGTGCGGATCTCCACGGCCTCGTTCTCCAGCGCGAGATAGCTGGCGAACTTGGTCGTCAACGCGTCCTGGTACTTGTGCCAGACGCCGCGTTGCCTGCCCTCCCTTGCCAGGGCCAGCAGTGGTTCGGCCTCGTCCTCGGGCACGTCGAGCAGGTCCAGGACCGCCTTCAGCTCCAGGGTGCGGATGCCGACCCGGCCCGCCTCGATCTTGGAGATCTTGGCCTGGGAGCAGTCCAGCGTCTCGGCCACCTCGGTATGCGTGCGCCCGGCGTGTTCACGCAGCCTGCGCAGTTCGTGCCCGAGCCTGCGGCGGCGCAGGGTGCTGCCCTGTGCGGTGCTCACGATGAATCCCTCCGAATGTGCTTGCCGTCACAAGGCCCATCGGCGAGGGCGGGACCGGGGCTGAGCGAAACATCCGAGGTTCACCCGATAGTACTCATATTCCTTTGGAATATTCTCTTGGTTGCCATGTGGCTCAGCAGCGCTGGGCAGCGCGGGCCGGGCGGTGCATACTGGGGTTGCCCATGCGAGTACGGTTCCGCGTCGCGATCGCCGCGTTGCTGCTGCTCGTGCCCGCATGCTCGGCGGGGTCCACGGCTACCGTCGGCGGCGGGGAGTCCACCCTCGCCGTCGGGTTCAGCGCCGAGCCGAAGAACTTCGACTTCACCACCACCGACGGCGCCGCGATCCCGCAGGCCCTGCTCTACAACGTCTACGAGGGCCTGGTGAAACTGGACGGCTCGGGCCGGATCGTGCCCCTGCTGGCGAAGTCCTGGACGATCAGCCCCGACCGGCTCACCTACGACTTCCGGCTGCACGAGGGTGTCACCTTCGCGGGCGGTGCGCCGTTCACCGCCGAGGACGTGAAGTTCTCCATCGAGCGGGTGCAGACGGAGTGGACGGTCTCGCTGAAGTCCGCGATGGACGTGGTCGACCACGTGGAGGTCGTCGAGCCGACACACGCCAGGGTGGTGCTGACCCGGCCGAGCAACTCCTGGCTGTTCAGCATGGCCGGCCGGGTCGGCGCGATGTTCAGCCGCACCGGGGTGTCCGACCTGGCCAACAAACCGGTGGGCACCGGGCCGTACCTGGTGGCGGGCCGGCGCAGGGGCGAGGAGATCGTGCTCCGCGAGAACCCCGGCTACCGGGGCGAGAAACCCGCGTACGACACCGTGCACCTGAAGTACTACCCGGACCCGACCGCGCTGAACAACGCGTTGCTGAGCAACGGGATCGACGTCATCTCCGCGATCGCGGCGCCGGACTCGATCCCGCAGTTCGAGGCGGACGAGCGGTTCGACGTCAGCCAGGGCACCACCAACGGCGAGGTCGTGCTGGCCTTCAACAACGCCCGGCCACCGCTGGACGACGTCCGGGTGCGCCGGGCGCTGACCATGGCCATCGATCGCGAGGCGCTGCTGGCCACCGCGATGGCCGGCCGCGGCACCCTGATCGGCAGCATGGTCCCGCCGACCGATCCCTGGTACGAGGACCTCTCCGGGTTCCACCCGCACGATCCGGAGCGGGCGCGCGCCCTGCTCGCCGAGGCCGGGGCCACCGACCTGAACCTGCGGCTGCGGATCCCGAACCTGCCGTACGCGATGTCCTCGGCCCAGGTGGTCACCTCGCAACTGGCCGAGGTGGGTGTGCGGGTCACCATCGAGCCGCTGGACTTCCCCGCGGTATGGCTGCAGCGGGTGTTCACCGACCACGACTACGACCTTTCGATCATCCAGCACGTCGAGGCGCGGGACATCACCACCTTCGGCGATCCGGACTACTACTGGGGCTACGACAACCCACGGGTGCGGGAGTTGCTGACCGAGGCCGACACCGGCACCCCGGAGCAACGGATCGCGCGGATGCGTGAGGTGGCGCGCACCATCACCGCGGACGCCGCCGCCTGCTGGCTGTTCCTCTTCCCGAACGTGGTGGCCGCCAAGAAGGAGGTCACCGGGCTGGTGCGCAACCAGGTCAGCGAGTCCTTCGACCTCACGGGGTTGGGGAGCGCGGGATGATCGCGGCGGTACTGCGGCGCGCCGCGATCTTCGCGGGCAGCGTGCTCGCCGCCTCGATCGTGATCTTCCTGTGCATGGCGGTGCTGCCCGGCGACCCGGCACAGGTGGCCCTCGGGGTGA
Proteins encoded in this region:
- a CDS encoding trans-sulfuration enzyme family protein, with protein sequence MSTADWSPRTRAITAGRPAGPDAPMNVPIAPASALGLGYAREHGTETWAAFEDAIGQLEGGTAVAYASGMAAISAVFDLLPAGAEVAVPGYSYVGTRDLLDYAERTGRLRGRRIGPTDTAGWVAAAAEADLLLLESPTNPTLDPMDIAAVAEAARAHGARVVVDNTFATPLGRQPLALGADLVLHSATKLIGGHSDLLLGLVVSGDEELAGALREARTRAGATPGVLETWLALRGLRTLPVRLAAASETAALLAERLAAHPAVWNVRHPPGTMIAFELADAAAADACCAALSLIQHATSLGGVDSSMERRAARPADSHVPAGMLRFSVGLEDPEDLWRDLESALDEVDGARNTGSVARS
- a CDS encoding helix-turn-helix domain-containing protein, which encodes MSTAQGSTLRRRRLGHELRRLREHAGRTHTEVAETLDCSQAKISKIEAGRVGIRTLELKAVLDLLDVPEDEAEPLLALAREGRQRGVWHKYQDALTTKFASYLALENEAVEIRTYEGEVVPGLLQTEGYANAINNATRPDHQIEVQRYTGARMARQGRLLGGELRLWVVLNEAVIRRVTGGVEVMREQLRHLLELAHRSHVSLQVLPFAAGEHPAMTGPFVLARFANRELDPDVVYLENQTGGLFLEEAAETRRYRESFDTLMQAGLDTGRSARLIGKVLHELTTEAPVGF
- a CDS encoding penicillin acylase family protein → MRARLGVLLGTIALATGLLAPPAAPAAPQRPPVEDFCGDQCSDILPPGQNGNATLADILLHQVFGSRPAHADDQLGPYAALADGYPGLTTETINEFFNDASFGVPDDQVVSTIRPRSDVTIVRDKATGVPHIHGTTRSGTEFGAGYAAAQDRLWLMDIMRRVGRGELTPFAGGAEGNRALEQQFFAASPYTEAELRQQIDQVAESGPLGRRGLADAKSYVDGINAYIEDAHGGRYFPGEYVLTGHVDAITNAGEIAPFRLTDLVVLASVVGAQFGGGGGGEVRAAIAKLAIQERYGLAEGERVWRGLRAEDDPETVRTLHEGQSFPYGKAPEHPRGVAMPEPGSVTPQQLVFDRTGSAGSQQNVAVRPVDTHGMSNALVVSGEQTESGNPVAVFGPQTGYFAPQLLMLQELQGPGISARGASFAGLSFYVLLGRGQDYAWSATTSAQDITDTYAVELCEPDGSAPTRESNFYTFRGECLPMEVVERKNAWEPTVADSTPAGSYTLRAFRTEYGPVTHRAMVDGRPVAYAALRSTYFHEVESLLGFQQFNDPGAIRSAEDFQRAADLVNYTFNWFYVDAEDTAYYNSGANPQRNSTVDPSLPVLGNAGFDWQGWNPDGNTAEYTPFAEHPNSINQDYYISWNNAQAKDYAAAGYGKSSVHRGDLLDTRVRALVTGGAGVTRANLTQAMAEAGLADLRAERVLPVLLRVLDTAPVRDPAAAAAIEKLRAWLADGGLRAETEPGGRAYRHAEAIKIMDAWWPLLVRAQFEPAMGPAAFTAMTRVLQINESPSGFQNAEPGQRVGQPHQGSAYQRGWWGYVHKDLRSLLGERVRGPLGDRFCGGGDLARCHQALVDTVTRAAAQPIAEVYPGDSTCDAGDQWCADSIVHRALGGITQDPISTQNRPTFQQVVEFPRKR
- a CDS encoding SAV_915 family protein — encoded protein: MHEGETPELVYLPTQRVEAGDPAASLELRRTEDGRTALVAYSSQELLVAGCGASQPWIAVPAHKLERLYDTGAFDFLALNVELTEDMRHG
- a CDS encoding DUF397 domain-containing protein, which produces MISAEHHFTGWRRSSYSTAGQNCVEVATSGRVVGVRDSKNPAGAPLALSPTAWSAFLATLSSTR
- a CDS encoding patatin-like phospholipase family protein, whose translation is MQRDGIGLCLSGGGYRAMLFHTGVLWRLNELGYLPRLSLISSVSSGAIAAGTLAHAWPELEFDRGVAGNLTELVVRPLRALARVNVDVWATLRGLLKPGRSVGEEVATSLRRRLYGDRLLRDLPATPRFVFTATNLQNGALWRFSRERMGDTKVGGVLEPAIPLANAVAASSAFPPFLSPARLRVREWDIPGDGDSERPRKVVLSDGGVYDNLGLEPVTERCATVLVSDGGMRMEELVKVPADWPRHLLRAMDVVDNQVRSLRTGQLRESYRDGEFGGAYWGTYTDIGEFGLDDTLPAPARRTLRLAEVPTRLHRMPDPMQQRLVNWGYAACDAGMRRWVVPGAASPSAFPYPESGVG
- a CDS encoding thioester domain-containing protein codes for the protein MPRTSTIVRAGAALAGASIAMMLAAPAAGATEEARGRVDRDADQKGYEINLAGHDRSLHTANYKIDLRGGESLRVYCVEIGTSIKEDQDMVERPWNDFPDSETDFHANRDKINWVLHHGYPFKDLETIEQDLEGTAEFNDGLSKREAITATQAAVWHYSDGVDLDKESPLAGAPDPVAADVLALYGYLTNKNNNTGISEPDPALELTPADATGKAGERIGPFTVSTSGEIQKLVADGLPEGATLTDADGKELTAADITDGTEIFVHVPEDAEEGKGSFGLKASAAVNTGRLFVGENYDKVKAQSLIVATSDKLKLSDEAMVRWSAAGETPPTTETSTTTAPSTTTEAAPSTTETPVAPQSNEGPLAQTGFSAMTPLVIGLVLLGGGAVTLLILRRRKGTASS